From the genome of Phytohabitans rumicis, one region includes:
- a CDS encoding uracil-DNA glycosylase, protein MAARAQRAADLADLDGAVADCFACPRLVAWREEVAATRRASFRDQEYWGRPVPGFGAPGARLGILGLAPAAHGGNRTGRIFTGDRSGDVLFAALHRAGLANQPTSVWRDDGLALRDTRIFAAVRCAPPDNKPTPGERDTCAPWLHREIALIKPTLRVVVALGAFAWAAWWPAMTSVYGVRPPVPRPVFGHGARWSGPDVPTVIGCYHVSQQNTFTGRLTPAMLDDVFADAKHRAGLA, encoded by the coding sequence GTGGCCGCCCGCGCACAGCGGGCGGCCGACCTCGCCGACCTCGACGGCGCCGTCGCCGATTGCTTCGCCTGCCCGCGCCTCGTGGCGTGGCGGGAGGAGGTCGCCGCGACCCGGCGGGCGTCCTTCCGCGACCAGGAGTACTGGGGGCGGCCGGTGCCGGGCTTCGGCGCGCCCGGCGCGCGGCTGGGCATCCTCGGCCTCGCGCCGGCCGCGCACGGCGGCAACCGCACCGGCCGGATCTTCACCGGCGACCGCTCCGGCGACGTGCTCTTCGCGGCCCTGCACCGGGCCGGCCTCGCCAACCAGCCGACCAGCGTGTGGCGCGACGACGGGCTGGCGCTCCGCGACACGCGGATCTTCGCCGCCGTCCGCTGCGCGCCGCCGGACAACAAGCCCACCCCGGGCGAGCGGGACACCTGCGCGCCCTGGCTGCACCGCGAGATCGCACTGATTAAACCCACGCTGCGCGTTGTGGTCGCGCTCGGTGCGTTCGCTTGGGCCGCGTGGTGGCCGGCCATGACATCGGTGTACGGCGTACGCCCGCCCGTGCCGCGCCCGGTGTTCGGGCATGGGGCGCGGTGGAGCGGCCCGGACGTACCGACGGTGATCGGCTGCTATCACGTCAGCCAACAGAACACCTTTACCGGACGGCTCACACCGGCGATGCTTGACGACGTGTTCGCTGACGCGAAGCACCGAGCGGGGCTGGCCTGA
- a CDS encoding NAD(P)/FAD-dependent oxidoreductase: MNPQRILVVGAGHVGLYAALRLSKKLRAREAEVTVVDPQPHMTYQPFLPEAAAGNISPRHSVVPLRRELKHCKIVAGAVTRIEHARRTATVQPIIGPPLEIEYDQIIVAPGSVSRTLPIPGLREHGIGFKTIGEAIYLRNHVLDRLDVGAATTDPETRRRALTFVFVGGGYAGIEALAEMEDMARDALKYYPELSVDDMRWVLVEATQRVLPEVDRDMGAYTVQQLLQRGLDIRLDTRLESCVDGVVKLSDGDSFPADTLVWTAGVKPSPMLDDTDLPRDERRRVTCAATLQVVDGDRVLEGAWSAGDCAAVPDLTGPPGTFCSPSAQHAVRQAVRMADNIRAVIRGQEPTPYKHKHVGSVASLGLHKGVAQVYGIKLKGLPAWFMHRTYHVSRIPSFNRKVRVIIDWTLAFFLKREVVALGQLHDPRVEFTDVTPPIKS; this comes from the coding sequence GTGAATCCGCAACGGATCCTTGTGGTGGGGGCCGGCCACGTCGGGCTGTACGCGGCCCTGCGGCTGTCCAAGAAGCTACGGGCGCGCGAGGCCGAGGTAACGGTCGTCGACCCGCAGCCGCACATGACATACCAACCGTTCCTGCCGGAAGCGGCGGCGGGAAACATCTCTCCGCGGCACTCCGTGGTGCCGCTGCGGCGCGAGCTGAAGCACTGCAAGATCGTCGCCGGGGCGGTCACCCGGATCGAGCACGCCCGCCGGACCGCGACCGTGCAGCCGATCATCGGCCCGCCCCTGGAGATCGAGTACGACCAGATCATCGTGGCGCCGGGCTCGGTCTCGCGTACCCTGCCGATCCCCGGGCTGCGCGAGCACGGCATCGGGTTCAAGACCATCGGCGAGGCCATCTACCTGCGCAACCACGTGCTCGACCGGCTCGACGTGGGTGCCGCCACGACCGACCCGGAGACGCGCCGCCGGGCGCTGACGTTCGTCTTCGTCGGCGGCGGGTACGCCGGCATCGAGGCGCTCGCCGAGATGGAAGACATGGCCCGGGACGCGCTCAAGTACTACCCCGAGCTCAGCGTCGACGACATGCGCTGGGTGCTCGTCGAGGCGACCCAGCGCGTGCTGCCCGAGGTCGACCGCGACATGGGCGCGTACACCGTGCAGCAGCTGCTGCAGCGCGGCCTGGACATCCGGCTCGACACCCGGCTGGAGTCCTGCGTGGACGGCGTGGTGAAGCTCTCCGACGGTGACAGCTTCCCGGCCGACACGCTCGTGTGGACCGCCGGCGTGAAGCCGTCGCCGATGCTCGACGACACCGACCTGCCGCGCGACGAGCGCCGGCGGGTCACCTGCGCGGCCACGCTCCAGGTGGTCGACGGCGACCGGGTGCTCGAGGGCGCGTGGAGCGCGGGCGACTGCGCCGCGGTGCCCGACCTGACCGGCCCGCCCGGCACGTTTTGCTCGCCGAGCGCCCAGCACGCGGTCCGTCAGGCGGTCCGGATGGCCGACAACATCCGGGCGGTGATCCGCGGCCAGGAGCCGACGCCGTACAAGCACAAGCACGTCGGCAGCGTCGCCAGCCTCGGCCTGCACAAGGGCGTCGCCCAGGTGTACGGCATCAAGCTCAAGGGGCTGCCGGCCTGGTTCATGCACCGGACGTACCACGTGAGCCGGATCCCGTCCTTCAACCGCAAGGTGCGGGTGATCATCGACTGGACGCTGGCGTTCTTCCTCAAGCGCGAGGTGGTGGCGCTGGGTCAGCTGCACGACCCGCGCGTGGAGTTCACCGACGTGACCCCGCCGATCAAGTCCTGA
- a CDS encoding Bax inhibitor-1/YccA family protein: MKTSNPVLSRLGQAAERERAAGYAPVGYGQPGYGTPYPTTDYPAAPPTVRPMTVDDVVVKTVALLGILGVSATAAWVLIPDSLAGAAWIGGAMIGLVLGLIISFSRMAHPALVVAYAVFEGVFVGMVSKAYESFYDGIVLQAVTATFGVFFLMAILYKIRAIRATPRFVRGVIAAMVGLFAVMMINLVLSLFDINTGLRDGSPLAIGFSLVCIVVASLSFILSFHEVEEGVRMGLPQRYSWVASFGILVSLVWLYLEILRLISYFQGDD, from the coding sequence GTGAAGACCTCAAACCCGGTGCTTAGCCGGCTCGGCCAGGCGGCGGAGCGGGAGCGAGCCGCCGGGTACGCCCCGGTCGGGTACGGGCAGCCCGGCTACGGTACGCCGTACCCCACGACCGACTACCCGGCCGCGCCGCCCACCGTACGGCCGATGACCGTCGACGACGTCGTGGTCAAGACCGTGGCCTTGCTCGGCATCCTCGGCGTGTCCGCGACGGCCGCCTGGGTGCTGATTCCAGACTCGCTGGCCGGGGCCGCTTGGATCGGCGGCGCGATGATCGGGCTGGTGCTCGGTCTGATCATTTCGTTCTCTCGGATGGCTCACCCGGCGCTGGTCGTCGCGTACGCCGTCTTCGAGGGCGTCTTCGTCGGCATGGTGAGCAAGGCGTACGAGTCGTTCTACGACGGCATCGTGCTGCAGGCGGTCACCGCCACGTTCGGCGTCTTCTTCCTCATGGCCATCCTCTACAAGATCCGCGCGATCCGGGCCACGCCCCGGTTCGTACGCGGTGTCATCGCGGCGATGGTCGGCCTGTTCGCCGTCATGATGATCAACCTCGTGCTCTCGCTCTTCGACATCAACACCGGCCTGCGCGACGGCAGCCCGCTGGCCATCGGTTTCAGCCTCGTCTGCATCGTGGTGGCCTCGCTGAGCTTCATCCTCAGCTTCCACGAGGTGGAAGAGGGCGTCCGGATGGGCCTTCCGCAGCGCTACTCCTGGGTCGCCTCCTTCGGCATCCTGGTGAGCCTGGTCTGGCTCTACCTGGAGATCCTTCGCCTGATCAGCTACTTCCAGGGAGATGACTGA
- a CDS encoding acetyl-CoA C-acetyltransferase, which produces MPNAVIVATARSPIGRAGKGSLRDVRPDDLAATIVQAALDKVPQLDPAEIDDLYLGCGLPGGEQGFNMARVVATLLGHDRLPGATLTRYCASSLQTTRMAFHAIAAGEGDVFISAGVECVSRYARGNSDGLPPEAQAAVGGGWDNPRFAEARARSAARAQGGAEVWHDPREAAELPDVYLAMGQTAENLAQLYGVTREDMDEFGVRSQNLAEKAIADGFWAREITPVTVPSGDVVSADDGPRAGVTMDGVAGLQPVFRPDGRITAGNCCPLNDGAAAVVVMSETRARELGVTPLARIVSTGVTGLSPEIMGLGPVEASRQALKRAGMTIDDVDLVEINEAFAAQVIPSYRDLDIPLDKLNVMGGAIAVGHPFGMTGARITGTLLNALDWHDKTVGLETMCVGGGQGMAMVLERLS; this is translated from the coding sequence ATGCCGAACGCCGTCATCGTCGCCACCGCACGATCCCCGATCGGGCGGGCCGGCAAGGGATCGCTCCGCGACGTACGCCCCGACGACCTGGCCGCCACCATCGTCCAGGCCGCCCTCGACAAGGTGCCCCAGCTCGACCCCGCCGAGATCGACGACCTGTACCTCGGCTGCGGCCTGCCCGGTGGCGAGCAGGGCTTCAACATGGCCCGCGTGGTCGCCACCCTCCTCGGCCACGACCGGCTCCCCGGCGCCACGCTCACCCGGTACTGCGCGTCGTCGCTGCAGACCACCCGGATGGCGTTCCACGCGATCGCCGCCGGCGAGGGCGACGTGTTCATCTCGGCCGGCGTCGAGTGCGTCTCCCGGTACGCCCGGGGCAACTCCGACGGCCTCCCGCCGGAGGCCCAGGCGGCCGTCGGCGGTGGCTGGGACAACCCGCGCTTCGCCGAGGCACGCGCCCGCTCGGCCGCCCGCGCCCAGGGTGGCGCGGAGGTGTGGCACGACCCGCGCGAGGCCGCCGAGCTGCCCGACGTCTACCTCGCGATGGGCCAGACTGCGGAGAACCTCGCTCAGCTCTACGGGGTCACCCGCGAAGACATGGACGAGTTCGGCGTACGCAGCCAGAACCTCGCCGAGAAGGCCATCGCCGACGGCTTCTGGGCGCGCGAGATCACCCCGGTGACGGTGCCGTCCGGCGACGTGGTCAGCGCCGACGACGGGCCGCGGGCCGGGGTGACCATGGACGGCGTCGCGGGCCTTCAGCCGGTCTTCCGCCCGGACGGCCGGATCACCGCCGGCAACTGCTGCCCGCTCAACGACGGCGCGGCCGCCGTGGTGGTGATGAGCGAGACCCGGGCCCGCGAGCTCGGCGTCACGCCGCTGGCCAGGATCGTCTCCACCGGGGTCACCGGCCTGTCCCCCGAGATCATGGGACTCGGCCCGGTCGAGGCGTCCCGGCAGGCGCTCAAGCGGGCCGGCATGACCATCGACGACGTCGACCTGGTCGAGATCAACGAGGCGTTCGCGGCGCAGGTGATCCCGTCGTACCGCGACCTGGACATCCCCCTCGACAAGCTGAACGTCATGGGCGGCGCGATCGCGGTCGGGCACCCGTTCGGCATGACCGGCGCCCGCATCACCGGCACCCTCCTCAACGCCCTGGACTGGCACGACAAGACGGTCGGCCTGGAGACCATGTGCGTGGGCGGCGGTCAGGGCATGGCCATGGTGCTGGAGCGCCTGAGCTGA
- a CDS encoding DUF885 domain-containing protein — translation MAQFIPLAERIVEAVLEINPATASYVGDHRFDDQLPDLSTGGMAAQVAMLRDAGDALAEVDADALDPPERVDHAVLSALVERGLFEATEVRGHEWDPLEHNPAPLLYALIARPFAPPEERLTSLAGRLAAVPDALATARATLRDCPRVHVETAVGQFAGAAALVREEVPGLLAAAPALDGTVAPLAEAAATALDDFAGWLRSRVDSSDRDPRLGRRLWEARLWHTLDTELSAAQVLARAQANLERATEEIRAAAAELVGGPASDDTVRRALAHLAAEHPDNETIVDLAKVTLDETTEFVRAHDLVTLVDDPCEIRQMPEFARGVAVAYCDSPGPLETADVPTFYCIAPTPADWPAERVESFYREYNAHMIRNLTVHEAMPGHFLQLAHSRRYRGSTRVRALGHSGPFVEGWAVYTEELMAGAGFGGLPIRMQQLKMQLRMSINAILDQLVHCADMPEADAMALMTGPGFQEEGEAAGKWRRALLTSTQLSTYFVGYTEVAELVAARPPGTPLRAWHDAMLAHGSPPPRHLRTLLASS, via the coding sequence ATGGCGCAATTCATCCCGCTCGCTGAACGCATCGTCGAGGCAGTCCTGGAGATCAATCCGGCCACCGCCTCCTATGTGGGCGATCACCGGTTCGATGACCAGCTGCCGGACCTGTCGACAGGTGGGATGGCGGCTCAGGTGGCGATGCTGCGCGACGCGGGCGACGCGCTGGCCGAGGTGGACGCGGACGCCCTGGATCCGCCCGAGCGGGTGGATCACGCGGTGCTGTCCGCGCTGGTCGAGCGCGGTCTGTTCGAGGCGACCGAGGTGCGTGGCCACGAGTGGGACCCGCTTGAGCACAACCCGGCGCCGCTGCTCTACGCGCTGATCGCCCGGCCGTTCGCGCCCCCGGAGGAGCGGCTCACCAGCCTCGCCGGGCGGCTGGCGGCCGTACCCGATGCGCTGGCGACCGCGCGCGCGACGCTGCGCGACTGTCCGCGCGTGCATGTGGAGACCGCGGTCGGGCAGTTCGCCGGCGCGGCCGCGCTGGTGCGTGAGGAGGTGCCCGGCCTGCTGGCCGCGGCGCCGGCGCTGGACGGCACGGTGGCGCCGCTGGCCGAGGCCGCGGCTACGGCGCTGGACGACTTCGCCGGCTGGCTGCGCTCCAGAGTGGACAGCTCCGACCGCGACCCGCGGCTCGGCCGGCGGCTCTGGGAGGCCCGGCTGTGGCACACGCTCGACACCGAGCTGTCCGCCGCGCAGGTCCTGGCCCGCGCGCAGGCAAACCTGGAGCGCGCCACCGAAGAGATCCGCGCGGCGGCCGCCGAGCTGGTCGGTGGTCCGGCTTCCGATGACACGGTACGGCGTGCGCTGGCCCACCTCGCCGCCGAGCACCCGGACAACGAGACCATTGTGGACCTTGCCAAGGTCACGCTCGACGAGACGACGGAGTTCGTCCGCGCGCACGACCTCGTCACGCTCGTCGACGACCCGTGCGAGATCCGGCAGATGCCCGAGTTCGCGCGCGGCGTGGCGGTGGCGTACTGCGACTCGCCGGGCCCGCTGGAGACCGCGGACGTGCCGACGTTCTACTGCATCGCGCCGACCCCCGCGGACTGGCCGGCGGAGCGGGTCGAGTCGTTCTACCGCGAATACAACGCCCACATGATCCGCAACCTCACGGTGCACGAGGCGATGCCGGGGCATTTCCTGCAGCTCGCCCACTCGCGCCGGTACCGCGGCTCGACCCGGGTGCGGGCGCTCGGCCACTCCGGCCCGTTCGTGGAGGGCTGGGCCGTCTACACCGAGGAGCTGATGGCCGGTGCCGGGTTCGGTGGCCTGCCGATCCGGATGCAGCAGCTCAAGATGCAGCTCCGGATGAGCATCAACGCGATCCTCGACCAGCTCGTGCACTGCGCGGACATGCCCGAGGCGGACGCCATGGCGCTGATGACCGGGCCGGGCTTTCAGGAGGAGGGGGAGGCGGCCGGCAAGTGGCGCCGGGCCCTACTCACCTCGACGCAGCTCTCGACGTACTTCGTCGGCTACACCGAGGTCGCCGAGCTCGTCGCGGCCCGCCCGCCCGGCACCCCGCTGCGCGCGTGGCACGACGCGATGCTGGCGCACGGCTCACCGCCGCCCCGCCACCTGCGCACCCTGCTCGCCAGCTCTTAG
- the eno gene encoding phosphopyruvate hydratase, with the protein MATIEGIVAREILDSRGNPTVEVEIGLDDGTIARAAVPSGASTGAFEAVELRDGDSDRYNGKGVEKAVSNIEDRIVDQLIGYEASEQRLIDQKMLDIDGTPNKSDLGANAILGVSLAVAKAAAGSAGLSLFRYLGGPNAHLLPVPMMNILNGGAHADSNVDVQEFMIAPIGAPTFREALRAGAEVYHALKSVLKKKGLSTGLGDEGGFAPSLPTNAAALDLIAEGVEKAGYRLGTDIVLALDVAATEFYKDGAYVFEGSGKSTDEMINYYTKLVEAYPIVSIEDPLAEDDWAGWTAFTAALGDKIQIVGDDLFVTNPERIARGIAEKAANSVLVKVNQIGSLTETFDAVELAHRNSFSCMMSHRSGETEDTTIADLAVATGTGQIKTGAPARSDRVAKYNQLLRIEEELADAARYAGAGAFPRYHHS; encoded by the coding sequence GTGGCCACCATCGAGGGAATCGTCGCGCGGGAGATCCTCGACTCGCGCGGCAACCCGACCGTCGAAGTCGAGATCGGGCTGGACGACGGCACGATCGCCCGGGCCGCCGTACCGTCCGGGGCCTCCACGGGCGCTTTTGAGGCGGTCGAGCTGCGCGACGGCGACAGCGACCGGTACAACGGCAAGGGCGTGGAGAAGGCGGTCAGCAACATCGAGGACCGGATCGTCGACCAGCTCATCGGGTACGAGGCGAGCGAGCAGCGCCTGATCGACCAGAAGATGCTCGACATCGACGGCACGCCCAACAAGTCCGACCTGGGGGCGAACGCCATCCTCGGCGTGTCGCTGGCGGTGGCGAAGGCGGCGGCCGGGAGCGCGGGCCTGAGCCTGTTCCGCTACCTGGGCGGGCCGAACGCCCACCTGCTGCCGGTGCCGATGATGAACATCCTCAACGGTGGGGCGCACGCCGACTCCAACGTCGACGTGCAGGAATTCATGATCGCCCCGATCGGCGCACCCACGTTCCGCGAGGCGCTCCGCGCGGGTGCCGAGGTGTACCACGCGCTCAAGTCCGTGCTGAAGAAGAAGGGCCTCTCCACCGGCCTGGGCGACGAGGGCGGCTTCGCGCCCAGCCTGCCCACCAACGCGGCCGCGCTGGACCTGATCGCCGAGGGCGTGGAAAAGGCCGGGTACCGGCTGGGCACCGACATCGTGCTCGCGCTCGACGTGGCGGCCACGGAGTTCTACAAGGACGGCGCGTACGTCTTCGAGGGCTCCGGCAAGTCCACCGATGAGATGATCAACTACTACACGAAGCTGGTCGAGGCGTACCCGATCGTCTCGATCGAGGACCCGCTCGCCGAGGATGACTGGGCCGGCTGGACGGCGTTCACCGCCGCGCTCGGCGACAAGATCCAGATCGTCGGCGACGACCTCTTCGTCACCAACCCGGAGCGCATCGCCCGCGGCATCGCGGAGAAGGCGGCCAACTCCGTACTGGTGAAGGTGAACCAGATCGGGTCGCTGACCGAGACGTTCGACGCGGTCGAGCTGGCCCACCGCAACAGCTTCAGCTGCATGATGAGCCACCGCTCCGGCGAGACCGAGGACACCACGATCGCCGACCTGGCGGTCGCCACCGGCACCGGCCAGATCAAGACCGGCGCGCCGGCCCGGTCCGACCGGGTGGCCAAGTACAACCAGCTGCTGCGGATCGAGGAGGAGCTCGCCGACGCGGCGCGCTACGCCGGGGCCGGCGCTTTCCCGAGGTACCATCACTCCTAG
- a CDS encoding DUF4129 domain-containing protein: MTSSPLSSSLRRWWPLAAVALLLALAAVAAAHSSPQIGRVDKADSAPSTPPELEVPPPAAGETEGAADLIDTEPTRVPRWLVVTIGVIAGTVLVVLLGVMVWTLAREITRKVRRGRMPARAVPDVAASAEEVVAALDAGLIDLSDADLDPRRAVIACWLRLEQAAAAAGTPRHVADTPTDLVSRLLQGHRVSADVLAGFADVYREARYATHTVDERMREHARAALERLRAELTAGVGGPA, from the coding sequence ATGACATCGAGCCCGTTAAGCAGTTCGCTGCGCAGATGGTGGCCCCTGGCCGCGGTTGCCCTGCTGCTCGCCCTGGCCGCGGTCGCCGCTGCGCACTCGTCGCCGCAGATCGGGCGGGTGGACAAGGCCGATAGCGCCCCCAGCACGCCACCCGAGCTCGAGGTGCCACCGCCCGCGGCGGGGGAGACCGAGGGGGCCGCCGACCTCATCGACACCGAGCCGACCCGGGTGCCCCGCTGGCTCGTCGTCACCATCGGGGTCATCGCCGGCACGGTGCTGGTCGTACTCCTGGGCGTGATGGTGTGGACCTTGGCCCGGGAGATCACCCGGAAGGTGCGCCGCGGCCGGATGCCGGCGCGGGCCGTGCCGGATGTGGCCGCGAGCGCCGAGGAGGTCGTCGCCGCGCTGGACGCCGGCCTGATCGACCTGTCCGACGCCGACCTCGACCCGCGCCGGGCCGTGATCGCCTGCTGGCTGCGGCTGGAGCAGGCGGCGGCCGCGGCGGGTACGCCCCGGCACGTCGCCGACACGCCAACCGACCTGGTCAGCCGGCTGCTGCAAGGCCACCGCGTCAGCGCCGACGTGCTGGCCGGCTTCGCGGACGTCTACCGGGAGGCGCGGTACGCCACGCACACCGTCGACGAGCGGATGCGCGAGCACGCCCGCGCCGCCCTGGAACGGCTGCGCGCCGAGCTCACCGCCGGAGTCGGGGGCCCCGCATGA
- a CDS encoding FtsB family cell division protein, protein MHRIGPRSPGRGDDAEAVARRADAAAAFPAAGPGHPRRSSARPAAARRAPARRTTAPQPRRLTGRATVLLVVLIALALGYTYPVRVYLTQQSDIARMEQAQAEQRRRIGELTEQAALWQDPEYIKIQARKRFFMVYPGEVPLVVLDDPEGAARDAGANPDAAKKPPADPWYDTLWSSIQAADKAVAQ, encoded by the coding sequence ATCCATCGGATAGGACCTAGATCGCCGGGGAGGGGAGATGACGCAGAGGCAGTCGCCCGCCGGGCAGACGCCGCCGCGGCGTTCCCAGCGGCGGGGCCAGGGCACCCCCGCAGGTCCAGCGCCCGGCCCGCGGCGGCGCGGCGGGCACCCGCGCGGCGTACCACCGCACCGCAGCCGCGCCGGCTGACCGGCCGGGCGACCGTGCTGCTGGTGGTGCTGATCGCACTCGCGCTCGGTTACACCTACCCGGTCCGGGTCTACCTGACCCAGCAGTCCGACATCGCCCGCATGGAGCAGGCTCAGGCCGAGCAGCGGCGCCGGATCGGCGAGCTGACCGAGCAGGCGGCGCTGTGGCAGGACCCCGAGTACATCAAGATCCAGGCACGGAAGCGGTTCTTCATGGTCTATCCGGGCGAGGTCCCACTGGTGGTCCTCGACGACCCCGAAGGCGCGGCGCGGGACGCCGGCGCCAACCCCGACGCGGCCAAGAAACCGCCGGCCGACCCGTGGTACGACACGCTCTGGTCCAGCATCCAGGCCGCCGACAAAGCCGTGGCACAGTGA
- a CDS encoding DUF501 domain-containing protein: protein MNDVPPPVREAATEGDRAAVAAQLGRPPRGTKAVAHRCPCGLPDVVETTPRLADGTPFPTLYYLTCPRATSACSRLESAGLMKEMEARLAADPELAAEYRAAHEDYLARREAIGHVPEIAGTSAGGMPGRVKCLHVHLGHALAVGPGVNPFGDEVIARVAPWWRDGPCVTS from the coding sequence GTGAACGACGTACCCCCTCCGGTGCGGGAAGCGGCGACGGAGGGTGACCGCGCGGCGGTGGCCGCGCAGCTCGGCAGGCCGCCGCGCGGTACGAAGGCGGTGGCCCACCGGTGTCCGTGCGGGCTGCCCGACGTCGTGGAGACCACGCCGCGGCTGGCCGACGGCACCCCGTTCCCGACGCTGTACTACCTGACCTGCCCGCGGGCGACGTCGGCGTGCAGCCGGCTGGAGTCGGCCGGGCTGATGAAGGAGATGGAGGCGCGGCTCGCCGCCGACCCGGAGCTGGCCGCCGAGTATCGGGCGGCGCACGAGGATTACCTGGCCCGCCGGGAGGCGATCGGGCACGTGCCGGAGATCGCCGGTACGTCGGCCGGCGGCATGCCCGGCCGCGTCAAGTGCCTGCACGTGCACCTCGGGCACGCGCTGGCGGTGGGGCCGGGCGTCAACCCGTTCGGCGACGAGGTGATCGCCCGCGTGGCGCCGTGGTGGCGGGACGGACCATGCGTGACGTCGTAG
- a CDS encoding amino-acid N-acetyltransferase has translation MRDVVVRRARTADIRAVRELIDMYTGGRRMLSKATVTLYEDVQEFWVASLGADGPVVGCGALHVMWEDLAEIRSVAVHPDQRGLKIGQRIVTGLLDAAREVGVARVFVLTFETRFFGSFGFVEIDGAPVPHAVYEQLLRSYDEGVAEFLGLERVKPNTLGNTRMLLHL, from the coding sequence ATGCGTGACGTCGTAGTCCGGCGGGCCCGGACCGCCGACATCAGGGCGGTCCGGGAGCTCATCGACATGTACACCGGCGGCCGCCGGATGCTGAGCAAGGCCACCGTGACCCTGTACGAGGACGTGCAGGAGTTCTGGGTGGCCTCGCTGGGCGCGGACGGCCCCGTCGTGGGGTGCGGGGCGCTGCACGTGATGTGGGAGGACCTGGCCGAGATCCGGTCGGTGGCGGTCCACCCCGACCAGCGGGGCCTGAAGATCGGCCAGCGGATCGTGACCGGGCTGCTCGACGCGGCCCGCGAGGTGGGCGTGGCCCGGGTGTTCGTGCTGACGTTCGAGACCCGGTTCTTCGGCTCGTTCGGGTTCGTGGAGATCGACGGCGCACCCGTGCCACACGCCGTGTACGAGCAACTCCTCCGCTCGTACGACGAGGGCGTGGCCGAGTTTCTGGGCCTGGAGCGGGTGAAGCCGAACACGTTGGGTAACACCCGGATGCTGCTGCACCTGTAG
- a CDS encoding LppU/SCO3897 family protein, protein MTNQPPPPPAQAQGWGPATPPPPPNQGFGPAESAPVPAPPQKKGGAGKKIAGIGGGVVVAVIVAIVLAVLRNVLGGDDATAEAKQGDCIADLPSNIQEGQEVKADNAKVVDCASAEAKYSVVGRVDGVTAEQASAADSTVCNPYLEAGAESIYYAIPAGGKGYVLCLKPA, encoded by the coding sequence GTGACGAACCAGCCACCCCCACCGCCGGCGCAGGCCCAAGGTTGGGGACCGGCAACTCCGCCGCCGCCGCCCAACCAGGGCTTCGGGCCGGCGGAGTCGGCACCCGTGCCAGCCCCGCCGCAGAAGAAGGGCGGCGCCGGCAAGAAGATCGCCGGGATCGGCGGCGGCGTCGTGGTCGCGGTGATCGTGGCCATCGTCCTCGCCGTGCTGCGCAACGTGCTCGGCGGCGACGACGCGACGGCGGAGGCCAAGCAGGGGGACTGCATCGCCGACCTGCCGTCGAACATCCAGGAGGGCCAGGAGGTCAAGGCCGACAACGCCAAGGTTGTCGACTGCGCCTCGGCCGAGGCCAAGTATTCGGTGGTCGGCCGGGTCGACGGGGTCACGGCCGAGCAGGCATCCGCTGCTGACAGCACGGTTTGCAACCCGTACCTGGAGGCCGGCGCGGAGAGCATCTACTACGCGATTCCGGCCGGCGGCAAGGGCTACGTGCTCTGCCTCAAGCCCGCCTAG